Proteins encoded together in one Kutzneria kofuensis window:
- a CDS encoding FxLD family lanthipeptide, with protein sequence MLEVLPSGGATALAERPAAASEDEFALDVRVVVAYGPVMGDCPTDDGCGNTCAGSDSSCNSFADDPS encoded by the coding sequence ATGTTGGAGGTCCTGCCTTCGGGTGGCGCCACAGCGTTGGCAGAGCGACCTGCCGCTGCGAGTGAGGATGAGTTCGCGCTCGACGTCCGGGTGGTCGTGGCCTATGGCCCAGTCATGGGGGACTGTCCGACGGACGACGGATGCGGCAACACCTGCGCCGGCAGCGACAGTTCCTGCAACTCGTTCGCAGACGACCCTTCCTGA